The following are encoded together in the Chaetodon trifascialis isolate fChaTrf1 chromosome 3, fChaTrf1.hap1, whole genome shotgun sequence genome:
- the LOC139329279 gene encoding potassium channel subfamily K member 9-like, producing the protein MKAQNIRTLGLILSIVVYLLIGAAVFDALESDSENSKKKALEQRLNEMKRKYGLTEDDYREIERVVLQSEPHRAGRQWKFTGAFYFAITVITTIGYGHASPRTDAGKIFCMFYAVLGIPLTLVMFQSLGERINTFVRYLLCRAKQALGLRKTEVSMGNMVLVGLLSCMSTLCIGAAAFSQFEDWTFSLPMEGGTSCMNLLPSPIEECRHVSSEHAKLPEPSRLRALFSCMCCGSDIYNSNSPPHDEEMGGHSNPVFYNSISYRVDRASCSSCSVSPQTSPSSTALCLGKNNPHTRRKSV; encoded by the exons ATGAAGGCGCAGAACATCAGGACCCTCGGTCTCATCCTCTCCATCGTTGTCTACCTGCTCATCGGAGCCGCCGTCTTTGACGCGCTGGAGTCGGACAGCGAGAATTCAAAGAAGAAGGCACTGGAGCAGAGGCTGAACGAAATGAAGAGGAAGTACGGCCTCACCGAGGATGACTACAGAGAGATTGAGAGAGTGGTCCTCCAGTCGGAGCCGCACCGCGCCGGGAGGCAGTGGAAGTTCACCGGCGCCTTTTATTTCGCCATCACTGTTATCACCACAATTG GTTATGGCCACGCTTCTCCACGCACTGATGCTGGCAAGATCTTCTGTATGTTTTATGCTGTCTTGGGCATTCCTCTGACACTGGTCATGTTCCAGAGCCTGGGGGAGAGGATCAACACTTTTGTCCGCTACCTCTTGTGCAGAGCCAAACAAGCCCTGGGCTTACGGAAGACAGAGGTGTCCATGGGGAACATGGTCCTGGTGGGTCTGCTGTCATGCATGAGCACCCTGTGTATCGGAGCTGCAGCCTTCTCCCAATTTGAGGACTGGACTTTCT CCCTTCCCATGGAGGGGGGCACCAGCTGTATGaatctcctcccctctcccatAGAGGAGTGCAGACATGTTTCATCTGAGCATGCTAAGCTCCCTGAACCCAGCAGACTCAGGGCCTTGTTCTCTTGCATGTGCTGTGGCTCGGACATTTACAACAGCAACTCTCCACCTCACGATGAGGAGATGGGAGGCCACAGCAACCCCGTCTTTTACAACTCCATCTCCTACAGAGTGGACCGGGCCTCGTGCAGCTCCTGTTCTGTGTCGCCACAGACCTCCCCCAGCAGCACAGCTCTCTGTCTGGGCAAGAACAATCCTCACACCAGGAGGAAGTCAGTATAG